One genomic window of Papaver somniferum cultivar HN1 unplaced genomic scaffold, ASM357369v1 unplaced-scaffold_1959, whole genome shotgun sequence includes the following:
- the LOC113339198 gene encoding mRNA-capping enzyme-like, which translates to MAQVWKRKSQQKFVVEKQPNTIPRCSDETKISDKSKILPHGWIDCQAVGDLIDNYIIPSKLPLGESLHKFIQPSKPYSSRQVIEQQRLLNRELGLVIDLMNKGEESHNNSSLEWKEFGVRYVKIPCNGVPDNKSVNDFVYQVMQFNYKFNYDETQPKKCVLVHSADGYSRTGYMIVHYLIRSHLMTVTEAMQLFHDARPPGIYKKD; encoded by the coding sequence ATGGCTCAGGTATGGAAAAGAAAATCCCAACAAAAGTTCGTCGTTGAAAAACAACCAAATACTATACCAAGATGTTCCGACGAAACCAAGATTTCAGACAAAAGCAAGATTCTTCCTCATGGTTGGATTGATTGTCAAGCAGTTGGTGACCTAATTGATAATTACATAATCCcatccaaacttcctctcggaGAATCCTTGCACAAATTCATCCAACCAAGTAAACCTTATTCATCAAGGCAAGTAATCGAGCAACAAAGACTACTAAACAGAGAATTAGGTCTGGTTATCGATTTGATGAACAAAGGAGAAGAATCCCACAACAATTCGTCTTTGGAATGGAAAGAGTTTGGTGTAAGGTATGTCAAGATTCCATGTAATGGAGTACCTGATAATAAGTCCGTCAATGATTTCGTGTACCAGGTGATGCAATTCAATTACAAGTTCAATTACGATGAGACGCAGCCCAAGAAGTGTGTTCTTGTGCATTCTGCTGATGGGTATAGCCGTACTGGTTATATGATTGTGCATTATCTTATACGGTCGCATTTGATGACTGTCACCGAGGCAATGCAATTGTTTCATGATGCACGGCCTCCAGGAATTTATAAAAAGGACT